One Acutalibacter muris DNA window includes the following coding sequences:
- a CDS encoding carboxylesterase/lipase family protein, which translates to METAVSTKQGKVEGFLSGGAVVFKGIPYAAPPVGELRFRRPQEHEPWEGVLSCKEFGCSCPQADLSGMDLYGREFYDQPMPALSEDCLYLNVWTPESAAPDAKLPVMFWIHGGAFMHGTGSEKEFDGEDMARRGVLLVTINYRVNAFGFFAHPGLEKENEEQVSGNYGILDQIAALKWVRENIAGFGGDPENITIFGQSAGCMSVQAIISSKLAEGMCRRAILQSGGGLHSLHETPSREQAHESGRKLMEHLGVSTIAELREVPAEKLRDAAYAVSGQSLSWTPHVDGWLLEDTTDSAALDGKIHDIQYMIGSLADDIGGDDLLQRAGAEFCQNQLKLGRAPAYMYYFTRRLPGDSAGAFHSAELWYVFNTLSRCWRPWEDRDRELADRVAGYWTNFAKNGDPNAPALPRWEPYTAEGQKCILE; encoded by the coding sequence ATGGAAACAGCTGTCAGCACAAAGCAGGGTAAGGTGGAGGGCTTCCTGTCCGGCGGGGCCGTGGTGTTCAAGGGCATACCCTACGCCGCGCCGCCGGTGGGGGAGCTGCGCTTTCGCCGCCCCCAGGAGCATGAGCCCTGGGAGGGGGTGTTAAGCTGTAAGGAGTTCGGCTGCTCCTGCCCCCAGGCGGACCTGAGCGGCATGGACCTTTACGGCAGGGAGTTCTACGACCAGCCCATGCCCGCCCTCAGTGAGGACTGCCTGTACCTGAACGTCTGGACGCCGGAGAGCGCCGCGCCTGACGCGAAGCTTCCAGTGATGTTCTGGATACACGGCGGGGCCTTCATGCACGGCACCGGCAGCGAGAAGGAGTTCGACGGTGAGGACATGGCCCGGCGGGGAGTCCTTCTTGTCACCATCAACTATAGGGTGAACGCCTTTGGCTTTTTTGCCCACCCGGGGCTGGAAAAGGAAAACGAGGAGCAGGTCTCCGGCAACTACGGCATACTGGACCAGATAGCCGCCCTCAAGTGGGTGCGGGAGAATATAGCCGGCTTCGGCGGCGACCCGGAGAACATCACCATCTTCGGCCAGTCCGCAGGCTGCATGAGCGTGCAGGCCATCATCTCCTCGAAGCTCGCAGAGGGTATGTGCCGCCGCGCAATATTGCAAAGCGGCGGCGGTCTGCACAGCCTGCACGAGACCCCCTCCAGAGAGCAGGCCCATGAGAGCGGGAGAAAGCTTATGGAGCACCTGGGGGTCTCCACCATAGCGGAGCTACGGGAGGTCCCAGCAGAAAAGCTTCGGGACGCGGCCTACGCCGTCTCCGGCCAGAGCCTCTCCTGGACCCCCCACGTGGACGGCTGGCTGCTGGAGGACACCACCGACAGCGCGGCTCTTGATGGAAAGATACACGACATACAGTACATGATAGGCTCCCTGGCCGACGATATCGGCGGCGACGACCTGCTGCAAAGGGCCGGGGCCGAGTTCTGCCAGAACCAGCTGAAGCTGGGCCGCGCCCCCGCCTATATGTACTACTTCACCAGAAGGCTCCCCGGCGACAGCGCCGGAGCCTTCCACTCGGCGGAACTCTGGTACGTGTTTAACACCCTCTCCCGCTGCTGGCGGCCCTGGGAGGACAGGGACCGGGAGCTGGCGGACCGTGTGGCCGGGTACTGGACCAACTTCGCGAAGAACGGCGACCCCAACGCCCCCGCCCTTCCCCGCTGGGAGCCATATACCGCAGAGGGACAGAAGTGCATACTTGAATAA
- a CDS encoding phosphotransferase enzyme family protein, with product MSSNTALTEQVLLAFGWPKDARVRVLSGGHINDTYLVNERFVLQRINHFVFPNPGDIMDNMLGVTRFLREKVLARGGDPDREILQIVPTAAGEPMYIDEAGNYWRCTLHIDGTASYETPDSTEMLYEAGRAFGDFQAQLSGYPAGTLHEIIPDFHNTPVRLQQLRDAAKADRKGRLSEVQAELDFALAREERAGLLMGLLKQGALPLRVTHNDTKMSNILFDSETKKAVCVIDLDTVMPGLTAFDFGDSIRAGASTAAEDETDLGKVKFDLELYKAYTRGFLSSAGSALTEKELLTLPDGAWAMTFEVGTRFLADYLNGDVYFRVKHPRQNLDRARNQFHLALQMERQREEMGRIVREAVGK from the coding sequence ATGAGCAGCAACACCGCACTGACCGAGCAGGTACTCCTGGCCTTTGGCTGGCCGAAGGACGCGCGGGTACGCGTCCTTTCCGGCGGGCATATCAACGACACATATCTGGTGAACGAAAGGTTCGTCCTGCAGAGGATAAACCACTTCGTCTTCCCAAACCCCGGCGACATCATGGACAATATGCTGGGCGTCACAAGGTTCCTCCGGGAGAAAGTGCTGGCCCGGGGCGGCGACCCCGACAGGGAGATACTCCAGATCGTACCCACCGCCGCCGGAGAGCCCATGTACATCGACGAAGCCGGCAACTACTGGCGCTGCACCCTGCATATAGACGGCACGGCCTCCTATGAGACCCCGGACAGCACCGAGATGCTCTATGAGGCCGGCCGGGCCTTCGGGGACTTTCAGGCCCAGCTCTCCGGCTATCCCGCCGGGACCCTGCACGAGATAATCCCCGATTTCCACAACACGCCGGTACGCCTGCAGCAGCTAAGGGACGCCGCCAAGGCCGACCGAAAGGGCCGCCTTTCCGAGGTACAGGCGGAGCTGGATTTTGCCCTTGCCCGGGAGGAGCGCGCGGGGCTTCTGATGGGCCTGTTGAAGCAGGGCGCGCTCCCGCTGAGGGTCACCCATAACGATACGAAGATGAGCAATATTCTCTTTGACAGCGAGACCAAAAAGGCCGTCTGCGTCATAGACCTGGACACGGTGATGCCGGGGCTTACGGCCTTTGACTTCGGCGACTCTATCCGCGCTGGGGCCTCCACCGCCGCCGAGGACGAGACCGACCTCGGTAAGGTTAAATTTGACCTGGAGCTCTACAAGGCCTATACCCGGGGGTTCCTGTCCTCGGCGGGCTCCGCCCTCACTGAAAAGGAACTCCTGACCCTCCCCGACGGAGCCTGGGCCATGACCTTCGAGGTGGGCACAAGGTTCCTTGCGGACTATCTGAACGGCGACGTGTACTTCCGCGTGAAGCACCCCCGGCAGAACCTGGACCGGGCCCGCAACCAGTTCCACCTGGCTTTGCAGATGGAGCGGCAGCGGGAGGAGATGGGGCGGATAGTACGGGAGGCTGTGGGGAAATAA
- the cysK gene encoding cysteine synthase A produces MSRIFTSADQLIGHTPLLELRRLEEKLGLQARLIAKLEAMNPAGSVKDRVARALLDDAEKRGILKPGSVIIEPTSGNTGIGLCAVAAARGYRVIIVMPETMSAERRLLMKAYGAELVLTEGGAGMAGAIAKAGELHKDMPGSFIPGQFVNPSNPAAHFMTTGPEIWEDTEGNIDVFVAGVGTGGTITGTGKYLKGLNPRIKIVGVEPDDSPVLSGGQAGPHKIQGIGAGFIPETLDASVMDEVVRVKDKDAFELSRLMGRTEGFLVGISSGAALWAAVEQARLPENRGKTLVALLPDGGDRYLSTELYGE; encoded by the coding sequence ATGAGCAGGATATTTACCTCGGCCGACCAACTTATCGGCCACACACCTTTACTGGAGCTTAGAAGGCTCGAGGAAAAGCTTGGGCTTCAGGCAAGGCTTATCGCAAAGCTGGAGGCCATGAACCCCGCCGGCAGCGTAAAGGACCGGGTGGCAAGGGCCCTGCTGGACGACGCGGAGAAGCGCGGGATTTTGAAGCCGGGTTCCGTCATAATAGAGCCTACTTCGGGCAACACCGGCATCGGCCTGTGCGCAGTGGCGGCAGCCAGAGGGTACCGGGTGATTATTGTCATGCCCGAGACCATGAGCGCGGAGCGGCGGCTCCTCATGAAGGCCTACGGCGCGGAGCTGGTGCTCACCGAGGGCGGAGCCGGTATGGCAGGGGCCATAGCTAAGGCGGGGGAGCTCCACAAGGATATGCCGGGCAGCTTCATACCCGGGCAGTTTGTGAACCCCTCTAACCCCGCCGCCCACTTTATGACCACAGGGCCGGAGATATGGGAGGACACCGAGGGGAACATAGACGTATTTGTGGCCGGCGTGGGCACCGGCGGCACCATCACCGGCACGGGCAAATACCTCAAAGGGCTGAACCCCCGCATCAAAATAGTCGGCGTGGAGCCCGACGACTCCCCCGTGCTCAGCGGCGGGCAGGCGGGCCCCCACAAGATACAGGGCATAGGGGCCGGGTTTATCCCCGAGACGCTGGACGCTTCCGTTATGGATGAAGTGGTCCGGGTAAAGGACAAGGACGCTTTTGAGCTCTCCCGGCTCATGGGCAGGACCGAGGGTTTCCTGGTGGGTATCTCCTCCGGGGCAGCCCTCTGGGCCGCTGTGGAGCAGGCGAGGCTGCCGGAGAACAGGGGAAAAACCCTTGTGGCGCTGCTGCCCGACGGTGGGGACAGATATCTTTCTACGGAACTTTATGGGGAATAG
- a CDS encoding NUDIX domain-containing protein has product MAKKEKQKLTKEERALRRREDAQRVKKEAREHPVLFTVYVVLRVLVLLVLILQLMNGEYYDVFLCSLTLVLFMIPSFVERRLHIDVPNTLEVIILLFIFSAEILGEIQEYYLIFPFWDTMLHTINGFLMAAIGIAMVDILNRSRRFRVRLSPVFVAVVAFCFSMTIGVLWEFFEYGMDYFFQMDMQKDTWVNVVNTVSLNPQGKNSPVHIPIENVVVNGESWPGYLDIGLHDTMKDLFVNFIGAVVFSVIGMIYIMGRGTGRFAPRFIPRLKENELPAPEKGNKKEERPSLLEPIALEGPESQGGPELQDLYTRDGKFTGETIERDSGGKGEFFTLGVHAYIYDGNGRFLLQKRSENKKFRPGQWEITMGHALAGETAIECLNREIKEELGVQLPMEDYIKVYRWIETGGHSFADVFFVRADLDESALTLQKEEVTGLQWVTKDEVLEFVGKMDYRTESYRAVVSEYIRNCIE; this is encoded by the coding sequence ATGGCTAAGAAGGAAAAGCAAAAGCTCACAAAGGAGGAGCGCGCCCTGCGCAGGCGGGAAGATGCTCAGAGGGTGAAGAAGGAGGCCCGGGAGCACCCGGTGCTGTTCACGGTATATGTGGTGCTTCGGGTGCTGGTGCTCCTGGTGTTGATATTGCAGCTTATGAACGGCGAGTATTACGACGTGTTCCTCTGCTCGCTGACGCTGGTGTTGTTTATGATACCCAGCTTTGTAGAGCGAAGGCTGCATATCGACGTGCCCAACACCCTTGAGGTGATAATCCTTCTGTTCATCTTCTCCGCCGAGATACTTGGAGAGATACAGGAGTATTACCTGATATTCCCCTTCTGGGACACCATGCTGCACACCATCAACGGCTTTTTGATGGCTGCCATAGGCATAGCCATGGTGGACATCCTCAACCGCTCCCGCCGCTTTCGGGTGCGGCTGTCGCCGGTGTTCGTGGCGGTGGTGGCCTTCTGCTTCTCCATGACCATCGGCGTCTTGTGGGAGTTTTTCGAGTACGGCATGGACTACTTCTTCCAGATGGATATGCAGAAGGACACCTGGGTGAACGTTGTGAACACCGTCAGCCTTAACCCCCAGGGGAAGAACTCCCCTGTGCATATACCCATAGAGAACGTGGTCGTAAACGGCGAGAGCTGGCCGGGGTATCTGGACATCGGCCTGCACGACACTATGAAGGACCTGTTCGTGAACTTCATCGGCGCGGTGGTGTTCTCCGTTATCGGCATGATATATATCATGGGCCGGGGCACCGGGCGCTTTGCCCCGCGGTTCATCCCACGGCTCAAGGAGAACGAGCTGCCCGCCCCGGAGAAGGGGAACAAAAAAGAGGAGCGGCCAAGCCTTCTGGAGCCCATCGCCCTTGAGGGCCCCGAGAGCCAGGGCGGCCCGGAGCTCCAGGACCTCTATACCCGGGACGGCAAGTTCACCGGGGAGACCATAGAGCGGGACAGCGGCGGCAAGGGGGAGTTCTTCACCCTGGGCGTGCACGCCTATATATATGACGGCAATGGCCGCTTCCTTCTGCAAAAGCGCTCGGAAAACAAGAAATTCCGGCCCGGACAGTGGGAGATAACCATGGGCCATGCCCTAGCCGGGGAGACCGCCATAGAATGTCTTAACCGCGAGATAAAGGAGGAGCTGGGCGTGCAGCTGCCCATGGAGGACTATATAAAAGTATACCGCTGGATAGAGACCGGCGGCCACAGCTTCGCCGACGTTTTCTTCGTCCGCGCGGACCTGGACGAGAGCGCCCTTACTCTGCAAAAGGAGGAGGTCACCGGCCTTCAGTGGGTCACAAAGGACGAGGTCCTAGAGTTTGTGGGAAAGATGGACTATAGGACAGAGAGCTATAGGGCCGTGGTTTCTGAGTATATCAGGAACTGTATAGAATAA
- a CDS encoding GNAT family N-acetyltransferase has translation MEITFDDITLRDYRLSDVEDEVRWTNEDTAWFYSDTPWGKLEPADPGELREDMLQIISELPDIRWRFEIETAGRHIGMVSSYYLDENFEPTPWASIDQHKNAQENSSVRGLGVEICEMDFWGRGIGGKALKALMEYYRGWGEHRFILETWSGNTRMLGCARKLGFTQVKRRKGAYTVDGKKYDGLVLEKCI, from the coding sequence ATGGAAATCACCTTTGACGATATCACCTTACGGGATTACCGGCTTTCAGATGTGGAGGACGAAGTTCGCTGGACCAATGAGGATACCGCATGGTTTTACTCTGACACTCCTTGGGGAAAGCTGGAGCCGGCAGATCCCGGAGAGCTGCGTGAGGATATGCTGCAAATTATTTCCGAGCTGCCGGATATCCGGTGGAGGTTTGAGATAGAAACGGCTGGGAGGCATATCGGTATGGTATCGTCCTATTACCTGGACGAAAACTTTGAGCCTACGCCCTGGGCGTCAATCGACCAGCATAAAAACGCGCAGGAGAACTCTTCGGTGCGTGGGCTCGGCGTTGAGATATGCGAGATGGATTTCTGGGGCAGGGGGATAGGCGGAAAGGCCCTGAAAGCTTTAATGGAGTATTACCGTGGATGGGGTGAACATAGGTTTATTTTGGAGACATGGAGCGGCAACACGCGTATGCTGGGGTGCGCAAGAAAACTGGGTTTCACGCAAGTGAAGCGGAGGAAGGGCGCTTATACCGTAGACGGTAAGAAATATGATGGGCTGGTGCTGGAAAAGTGTATATAG